The Lycium ferocissimum isolate CSIRO_LF1 chromosome 1, AGI_CSIRO_Lferr_CH_V1, whole genome shotgun sequence genome includes a region encoding these proteins:
- the LOC132047569 gene encoding uncharacterized protein LOC132047569, giving the protein MSGSGSFAVSRSHSGDRFYNPPMRRQQQQQQMLLQQQQQLQKQQQQQQLQRATAKADVAAATADVAANRTDSDDSTSTLSKTPSVCSASPPRPPPVNVTNLDRLMESVTPFVPAQHFSEVNVRGRRTREAESTMYYCLGDLWESFSEWSVYGVGVPVLLNGKDSIIQYYVPFLSGIQLYVDPSKPSSRLRRPGEEGDADSSRETSSGGSSDCEVDRRSKSSSDGLWNQHSLVNQNAQRLNRLSLRDKAVTGSSSDEAEISNSLGQLMFEYLEHEQPHHRRPLADKIAALASQFPELKKCRSCDLLPSSWISVAWYPIYRIPVGPTLRDLDASFLTFHSLSTQSRALNAVQPRYHGATGRKVLGNVNACSRISLPVFGLATYKLKGSILSPCGPHESEQENCLLQAADSWLRLLQVILPDYQFFRVHYSPWR; this is encoded by the exons ATGTCAGGTTCTGGAAGCTTCGCGGTATCGCGAAGCCACAGCGGTGACAGATTTTATAACCCACCAATGCgccgacaacaacaacaacagcagatgctattacaacaacaacaacagttACAGAAACAACAACAGCAGCAACAGTTGCAGAGAGCTACAGCTAAAGCTGATGTGGCGGCAGCTACTGCTGACGTGGCGGCGAACCGTACGGATTCGGATGATTCGACTAGTACATTGTCTAAAACGCCCTCCGTATGTTCGGCTTCGCCGCCAAGGCCGCCGCCTGTAAATGTGACTAATTTGGATCGGTTGATGGAATCTGTTACTCCTTTTGTGCCAGCTCAGCATTTTTCTGAG GTGAATGTAAGAGGCCGTAGAACTAGGGAAGCAGAGTCAACTATGTATTATTGCCTGGGGGATCTCTGGGAATCTTTTAGCGAGTGGAGTGTCTATGGTGTGGGCGTACCAGTATTGTTGAATGGAAAAGACtcaattatacaatattatgtACCTTTCTTATCCGGCATCCAGTTGTACGTAGATCCATCAAAGCCGTCTTCACGCCTTAG GAGGCCTGGTGAAGAGGGTGATGCTGACTCATCAAGGGAGACCAGCAGTGGTGGAAGCAGTGACTGTGAAGTGGACAGGCGGTCCAAATCCTCTTCCGATGGGCTGTGGAACCAGCATAGCCTTGTAAATCAAAATGCGCAGCGACTAAATAGACTGTCGTTGAGAGATAAGGCAGTCACGGGTTCATCGAGCGATGAAGCTGAAATTTCTAATTCTCTTGGGCAACTCATGTTTGAGTATTTGGAGCATGAGCAACCACACCATCGGAGACCATTGGCTGACAAG ATAGCAGCTTTGGCATCTCAATTTCCAGAGCTGAAGAAGTGCAGGAGCTGTGATTTACTGCCTTCTAGTTGGATATCTGTAGCTTG GTACCCAATATATAGAATACCTGTGGGTCCCACATTGCGGGATCTGGATGCTTCTTTCCTAACCTTTCATTCTTTGTCCACACAATCCAGAG CTTTGAACGCAGTTCAACCACGCTACCATGGTGCAACTGGCAGGAAAGTTCTTGGAAATGTAAATGCATGCTCAAGAATTTCTTTACCGGTCTTTGGCCTTGCTACATACAAACTGAAAGGCTCAATCTTGAGTCCATGTGGACCTCACGAATCCGAGCAAGAAAATTGTCTATTGCAAGCTGCAGACAGTTGGCTTCGGCTCTTGCAGGTTATCCTTCCCGATTACCAGTTTTTCCGTGTGCACTATTCTCCATGGAGATGA